The following are from one region of the Melaminivora suipulveris genome:
- a CDS encoding STAS domain-containing protein, with translation MSKEETPPDTPASSARGLLSKMVRFVRHPTVNWSELDSMDEERESQYSRQMLKEMIERKRRNDFVRRREFDQLRKLRDREGVRAQPPEDPSARTSFFQTSTSSPDDRADTLRKIDEIEAQMSHQWWKGKTTPAAIAAAAAAGAPAQAQASPARPGQQPSPAAQAMAAALADSPFAKGEHARAFAPTAPLTLPAAPDGAPTGASMPLVPPPLPEAAATPQRPAAAPPPSETAPPFVHAPELEEAAIRFASADYAGAESALREVLARQESAGDERTDEAVRTVWLTLFDLFRATGQPEPFDALAIDYAARFHRTAPLWFSLPQQLGLSMLEPAPAQPGAAQRELSWNAPTLLAVQSVATLQASLARAAQPWTLSWSRLADIEPPAVPLLADLVERLADEPAQLRLVGVPALQAVLQAHTPSGDRARDPQWWRLRMALLRLMGQPDEFELVALDYCVTYEVSPPSWAAPRCGFSGDAGMPPEAHGSAAAGNGGPDSLLASTLNSGFALSQPPGGEDGPVPSLVGHIEGDASAALQSLQELLRPGIPLQIACDQLIRIDFAAGGGVLNWAASQQAAGAQLEFRNLHRLAAVFFNVIGINEHARVLPRAD, from the coding sequence ATGAGCAAGGAAGAGACCCCCCCGGACACGCCTGCCTCGTCGGCGCGCGGCCTGCTGTCCAAGATGGTGCGCTTCGTGCGCCATCCCACGGTGAACTGGTCCGAGCTCGACTCCATGGACGAGGAGCGCGAGAGCCAGTACAGCCGGCAGATGCTCAAGGAGATGATCGAGCGCAAGCGGCGCAACGACTTCGTGCGCCGCCGCGAGTTCGACCAGTTGCGCAAGCTGCGCGACCGCGAGGGCGTGCGCGCCCAGCCGCCCGAAGATCCTTCGGCGCGCACCTCTTTCTTCCAGACCAGCACCAGTTCGCCCGACGACCGGGCCGACACGCTGCGCAAGATCGACGAGATCGAGGCGCAGATGTCGCACCAGTGGTGGAAGGGCAAAACCACGCCTGCGGCCATCGCCGCGGCGGCTGCGGCGGGCGCGCCGGCGCAGGCGCAGGCGTCGCCTGCGCGGCCGGGCCAGCAGCCCTCGCCAGCCGCCCAGGCCATGGCGGCGGCGCTGGCCGATTCCCCGTTTGCCAAGGGCGAGCACGCCCGCGCCTTTGCGCCCACGGCGCCGCTGACCCTGCCGGCGGCGCCGGATGGCGCGCCCACCGGGGCGAGCATGCCCCTGGTGCCTCCGCCCCTGCCCGAAGCCGCAGCCACCCCACAACGACCCGCCGCAGCGCCGCCGCCCAGCGAGACAGCGCCGCCATTCGTGCACGCCCCCGAGCTGGAGGAAGCCGCCATCCGTTTCGCCAGCGCCGACTACGCCGGGGCCGAATCGGCCTTGCGCGAAGTGCTGGCGCGCCAGGAAAGCGCGGGCGACGAGCGCACCGACGAAGCCGTGCGCACGGTCTGGCTCACGCTGTTCGACCTGTTTCGCGCGACCGGCCAGCCGGAGCCGTTCGACGCCCTGGCCATCGACTACGCGGCGCGCTTTCACCGCACGGCGCCGCTGTGGTTCTCGCTGCCGCAGCAGTTGGGGCTGTCCATGCTGGAGCCTGCGCCGGCGCAGCCTGGCGCGGCGCAGCGCGAACTGAGCTGGAACGCCCCCACGCTGCTTGCCGTGCAGTCGGTGGCGACGCTGCAGGCATCGCTGGCGCGCGCCGCCCAGCCCTGGACGCTGTCCTGGAGCCGCCTGGCCGACATCGAGCCGCCGGCCGTCCCGCTGCTGGCCGATCTTGTCGAGCGTCTGGCCGACGAGCCGGCGCAGCTGCGCTTAGTCGGCGTGCCGGCGCTGCAGGCCGTGCTGCAGGCCCACACCCCTTCGGGCGACCGCGCACGCGATCCGCAGTGGTGGCGCCTGCGCATGGCGCTGCTGCGCCTGATGGGTCAGCCTGACGAGTTCGAACTGGTGGCGCTGGACTATTGCGTGACGTATGAGGTCTCGCCGCCGTCCTGGGCCGCGCCGCGCTGCGGCTTCAGCGGCGATGCCGGCATGCCCCCCGAGGCGCATGGCAGCGCGGCGGCGGGCAACGGCGGGCCGGACAGCTTGCTGGCCTCCACGCTGAACTCCGGCTTCGCCCTGTCGCAGCCACCGGGCGGCGAAGATGGTCCAGTGCCCTCGCTGGTGGGCCACATCGAAGGCGACGCCAGCGCCGCGCTGCAGTCGCTGCAGGAGCTGCTCCGGCCTGGCATCCCGCTGCAGATCGCCTGCGACCAGCTGATCCGCATCGATTTCGCCGCTGGCGGCGGCGTGCTCAACTGGGCGGCCAGCCAACAGGCCGCCGGCGCGCAGCTGGAGTTTCGCAACCTGCACCGGCTGGCGGCGGTGTTCTTCAACGTCATCGGCATCAACGAGCACGCCCGAGTCCTTCCGCGCGCTGATTGA
- the hslV gene encoding ATP-dependent protease subunit HslV, which produces MEQFHGTTILSVRRPLSDGRMQVALGGDGQVTLGNIVVKGSARKVRRLHHGKVLAGFAGATADAFTLFERFEAKLDKHQGHLMRAAIELTKDWRTDRVLRRLEAMLAVADLTASLIITGNGDVLEPEQGIVAIGSGGAYAHAAAKALLDNTELAAQDIVKKSLEIAGELCIYTNMHHTIETLQG; this is translated from the coding sequence ATGGAACAGTTTCACGGCACCACCATCCTGAGCGTGCGCCGCCCCTTGAGCGACGGACGCATGCAGGTCGCCCTGGGCGGCGACGGGCAGGTCACCCTGGGCAACATCGTCGTCAAGGGCTCGGCGCGCAAGGTGCGCCGGCTGCACCATGGCAAGGTGCTGGCCGGCTTTGCCGGCGCCACGGCCGACGCCTTCACGCTGTTCGAGCGCTTCGAGGCCAAGCTGGACAAGCACCAGGGCCATCTGATGCGCGCCGCCATCGAGCTGACCAAGGACTGGCGCACCGACCGCGTGCTGCGCCGCCTCGAGGCCATGCTGGCCGTGGCCGACCTCACCGCCTCGCTGATCATCACCGGCAACGGCGACGTGCTGGAGCCCGAGCAAGGCATCGTCGCCATCGGCTCGGGCGGCGCCTATGCGCACGCCGCCGCCAAGGCGCTGCTGGACAACACCGAGCTGGCGGCGCAGGACATCGTGAAGAAGTCGCTGGAAATCGCCGGCGAGCTGTGCATCTACACCAACATGCACCACACCATCGAGACGCTGCAGGGCTGA
- the hslU gene encoding ATP-dependent protease ATPase subunit HslU produces the protein MSLSMTPQEIVSELDRHIVGQASAKRAVAIALRNRWRRQQVDGNLRQEITPKNILMIGPTGVGKTEIARRLARLADAPFIKVEATKFTEVGYVGKDVDSIVRDLVEVAVKQTREADMKKLRARAEDAAEERILDVLLPPARGAEASEGNATRQAFRKKLREGQLDDKDIEIDLADARPQLEVMGPAGMEEMAEQLRGMFSQIGQERRRTRKLKIAEALRLLTDEEAAKLVNEEEVRARALANAEQNGIVFIDEIDKVATRQETSGADVSRQGVQRDLLPLVEGTSVSTKYGPVKTDHMLFIASGAFHLAKPSDLIPELQGRFPIRVELSSLSVQDFEAILTQTHASLTRQYQALLATEGVTLEFTADGITRLAHIACDVNERTENIGARRLSTVMERLLDEVSFDAAHLSGQTVTIDAACVDARLADLSQDEDLSRYIL, from the coding sequence ATGTCCCTTTCCATGACCCCGCAGGAGATCGTCTCCGAACTCGACCGCCACATCGTCGGCCAGGCCAGCGCCAAGCGTGCCGTGGCGATTGCGCTGCGCAACCGCTGGCGCCGCCAGCAGGTGGACGGCAACCTGCGCCAGGAGATCACGCCCAAGAACATCCTGATGATCGGCCCCACCGGCGTCGGCAAGACCGAGATCGCGCGGCGCCTGGCGCGGCTGGCCGATGCGCCCTTCATCAAGGTCGAGGCGACCAAGTTCACCGAGGTCGGCTACGTCGGCAAGGATGTCGACTCCATCGTGCGCGACCTGGTCGAAGTGGCGGTCAAGCAAACGCGCGAGGCCGACATGAAGAAGCTGCGCGCGCGCGCCGAGGACGCCGCCGAGGAGCGCATCCTGGACGTGCTGCTGCCGCCCGCGCGCGGCGCCGAGGCCAGCGAGGGCAACGCCACGCGCCAGGCCTTTCGCAAGAAGCTGCGCGAGGGCCAACTGGACGACAAGGACATCGAGATCGACCTGGCCGACGCGCGCCCGCAGCTGGAAGTCATGGGCCCGGCCGGCATGGAGGAAATGGCCGAGCAGTTGCGCGGCATGTTCAGCCAGATCGGCCAGGAGCGCCGGCGTACGCGCAAGCTGAAGATCGCCGAGGCGCTGCGCCTGCTGACCGACGAGGAGGCCGCCAAGCTGGTCAACGAGGAGGAGGTGCGCGCCCGGGCGCTCGCAAACGCCGAGCAGAACGGCATCGTTTTCATCGACGAGATCGACAAGGTCGCCACGCGCCAGGAGACCAGCGGCGCCGACGTCTCACGCCAGGGCGTGCAGCGCGATCTGCTGCCGTTGGTGGAGGGCACATCGGTCTCGACCAAGTACGGCCCGGTCAAGACCGACCACATGCTGTTCATTGCCTCCGGCGCCTTCCACCTGGCCAAGCCCAGCGACCTGATCCCCGAGCTGCAAGGGCGCTTTCCGATCCGGGTGGAGCTGTCGTCGCTGTCTGTGCAGGATTTCGAGGCCATACTGACACAGACGCACGCCTCGCTCACGCGCCAATACCAGGCGCTGCTGGCCACCGAGGGCGTGACGCTGGAGTTCACTGCGGATGGCATCACGCGCCTGGCGCACATCGCCTGCGACGTCAACGAGCGCACCGAGAACATCGGCGCGCGCCGCCTGTCCACCGTGATGGAGCGGCTGCTGGACGAAGTCAGTTTCGATGCAGCGCACTTGTCAGGGCAGACGGTGACCATCGACGCGGCTTGTGTGGATGCCCGCCTGGCCGATCTGAGCCAGGATGAGGATTTGTCCCGATACATCCTGTGA
- the mraZ gene encoding division/cell wall cluster transcriptional repressor MraZ — protein sequence MFQGASSLSLDAKGRLSVPTRHRDALGSQITLTRHPDGCLLVFPQPEWERFRDRVAALPMTAQWWKRIFLGNAMEVALDGTGRVLVSPELRAAASLARDAVLLGMGTHLELWDKATYEAKEAEALQAAMPDVFKDFSI from the coding sequence GTGTTCCAAGGGGCGTCATCGCTGAGTCTGGATGCCAAGGGGCGGCTGTCCGTCCCCACCCGGCACCGCGACGCCCTGGGCAGCCAGATCACGCTGACCCGGCACCCCGATGGCTGCCTGCTGGTCTTTCCGCAGCCGGAGTGGGAGCGTTTTCGCGACCGAGTCGCCGCTCTGCCGATGACGGCGCAGTGGTGGAAGCGCATCTTCCTGGGCAATGCCATGGAGGTGGCGCTGGATGGCACGGGCCGCGTGCTGGTGTCGCCCGAGCTGCGTGCCGCCGCGAGCCTGGCCAGGGACGCCGTGCTGCTGGGCATGGGCACGCACCTGGAGCTGTGGGACAAGGCGACGTACGAGGCCAAGGAAGCCGAGGCCCTGCAGGCGGCCATGCCCGACGTCTTCAAAGACTTCTCCATCTGA
- the rsmH gene encoding 16S rRNA (cytosine(1402)-N(4))-methyltransferase RsmH — MDQSLGHTTVLLHEAVDALLGGPLDASGCFVDGTFGRGGHSRLILSRLPPDARLIAFDKDPQAVAAARQLGDARLSIRHEGFCHLVDLPAASASGVLLDLGVSSPQIDAPERGFSFRFDGPLDMRMDPTRGMSAADWLATATTTAIAEVIRDYGEERFAGPIAKAIVAWREKQGPITRTAELAELVAGTVKTREPGQHPATRTFQALRIHINAELEELRQALAASLDVLAPGGRLVVISFHSLEDRIVKQFIAQHAKEVYDRRAPFAAPQPMRLTAVARVKPGEAEVAANPRARSAVMRVAERTGVAP; from the coding sequence ATGGACCAGTCCCTGGGGCATACCACGGTGCTGCTGCACGAAGCGGTCGACGCGCTGCTCGGCGGCCCGCTGGACGCGTCCGGCTGCTTCGTCGACGGCACTTTCGGGCGCGGCGGGCATTCGAGGCTGATCCTGTCGCGCCTGCCGCCCGATGCGCGCCTGATCGCCTTCGACAAGGATCCGCAGGCCGTGGCCGCGGCGCGGCAATTGGGCGATGCACGCCTGTCCATCCGCCATGAGGGCTTTTGCCACCTGGTCGACCTGCCCGCGGCCAGCGCCAGCGGTGTGCTGCTGGACCTGGGCGTCAGCTCGCCGCAGATCGACGCGCCCGAGCGCGGCTTCAGTTTCCGGTTCGACGGCCCTCTGGACATGCGCATGGACCCCACGCGCGGGATGAGCGCGGCCGACTGGCTGGCCACAGCGACAACCACAGCGATAGCGGAGGTGATACGTGACTACGGCGAAGAACGGTTTGCTGGCCCCATTGCAAAGGCGATTGTTGCTTGGCGCGAGAAGCAGGGCCCGATCACAAGAACCGCCGAGCTGGCCGAGCTCGTGGCTGGCACGGTCAAGACCCGCGAGCCTGGCCAGCATCCCGCCACGCGCACCTTTCAGGCTCTTCGGATTCACATCAACGCCGAGCTGGAGGAGCTGCGCCAGGCGCTAGCGGCCAGCCTCGATGTGCTCGCGCCGGGCGGACGGCTGGTGGTCATCAGCTTCCACTCGCTGGAGGACCGCATCGTCAAGCAGTTCATTGCGCAGCACGCCAAGGAGGTCTATGACCGGCGCGCGCCGTTTGCCGCGCCGCAGCCCATGCGCCTGACCGCCGTCGCACGGGTCAAGCCGGGCGAGGCCGAGGTGGCTGCGAACCCGCGCGCGCGCAGCGCCGTCATGCGCGTGGCCGAGCGCACCGGAGTTGCGCCATGA
- the ftsL gene encoding cell division protein FtsL — protein sequence MTRVSVLLLLAVMASAMLMVHSQYESRRLYTALHKALAEARQLETEHQRLQVERRAQATPLRVERLARDKLHMRMATPAITQWVTDDGAAPPTARGAP from the coding sequence ATGACCCGCGTCAGCGTCCTGCTGCTGCTGGCCGTGATGGCCAGCGCCATGCTGATGGTGCACAGCCAGTACGAGTCGCGCCGCCTGTACACCGCGCTGCACAAGGCGCTGGCCGAGGCGCGCCAGCTGGAGACCGAGCACCAGCGGCTGCAGGTCGAGCGCCGTGCGCAGGCCACGCCGCTGCGCGTGGAGCGCCTGGCGCGCGACAAGTTGCACATGCGCATGGCCACGCCGGCCATCACGCAGTGGGTGACCGACGACGGCGCCGCGCCGCCGACGGCCAGGGGCGCGCCATGA
- a CDS encoding peptidoglycan D,D-transpeptidase FtsI family protein, with product MSSSRSLAYTSSPLLAARTPVWRSRFIVALVALGFCGLAARAAYVQVIGNDFFQRQGEVRFARTLELPANRGRILDRNGLILASSVPAASIWAIPEDVDTESAEARVKLKDLARLMEVPLPTLMAKLSDEDKTFVWLKRQLDWDVGQQIMALGLKGIYNRKEYKRQYPEGESAAHIVGFTNVEDHGQEGMELAFDRELGGKPGSMRVIKDRLGRVVEGVGADVPPVDGRDMQLSIDSKVQFFAYQKLRDTVAEHKAKAGSVVVLDAHTGEVLALANYPSYVPDKRRNLTGEQLRNRALTDTFEPGSTMKPITVGLALESGRVRPETPIDTSPGRITITGSTINDTHNYGLLTVEGVVQKSSNVGTTKIAMQMPAREMWETFSALGFGQKPTLTFPGAVSGRLRPYKTWRPIEQATMSYGYGLSASLFQMARSYTVFANGGQVIQATMLKTDQPAVGVPVFSERTANQVRKMLQMAAGPGGTGQKAQTVGYSVGGKSGTARKQVGKSYASGKYRAWFTGLAPVDNPRVIVAVMIDEPSNGVIYGGAVAAPVFSEVVQQTLRLMGVQPDVAVKPLIVSNPVEESL from the coding sequence ATGAGCAGCAGCCGCAGCCTCGCCTACACCTCCAGCCCCCTGCTGGCGGCCAGGACGCCTGTATGGCGCAGCCGCTTCATCGTGGCGCTGGTCGCTTTGGGCTTTTGCGGCCTGGCTGCGCGCGCGGCCTATGTGCAGGTCATCGGCAACGACTTCTTCCAGCGCCAGGGCGAGGTGCGCTTTGCCCGCACGCTGGAGCTGCCGGCCAACCGCGGGCGCATCCTGGACCGAAACGGCCTGATTCTGGCCTCCAGCGTGCCCGCGGCCAGCATCTGGGCCATCCCCGAGGACGTGGACACGGAAAGCGCCGAGGCGCGCGTGAAGCTGAAAGATCTGGCGCGCCTGATGGAGGTGCCGCTGCCCACCTTGATGGCCAAGCTGTCCGACGAAGACAAGACCTTCGTCTGGCTCAAGCGCCAGCTCGACTGGGACGTGGGCCAGCAGATCATGGCCCTGGGGCTCAAGGGCATTTACAACCGCAAGGAATACAAGCGCCAATACCCCGAGGGCGAGTCGGCGGCGCACATCGTCGGCTTCACCAACGTCGAGGACCATGGCCAGGAAGGCATGGAGCTGGCCTTCGACAGGGAGCTCGGCGGCAAGCCGGGCTCGATGCGCGTCATCAAGGACCGCCTGGGCCGCGTGGTCGAAGGCGTCGGCGCGGACGTGCCGCCGGTCGATGGGCGCGACATGCAGCTGTCCATCGACAGCAAGGTGCAGTTCTTCGCCTACCAGAAGCTGCGCGACACCGTGGCCGAGCACAAGGCCAAGGCCGGCAGCGTGGTGGTGCTGGATGCGCACACCGGCGAGGTGCTGGCGCTGGCCAACTATCCCAGCTACGTGCCCGACAAGCGGCGCAACCTGACAGGCGAGCAGCTGCGCAACCGCGCGCTGACCGACACCTTCGAGCCCGGCTCGACCATGAAGCCGATCACCGTCGGACTGGCGCTGGAGTCGGGGCGCGTGCGCCCCGAGACGCCCATCGACACCTCGCCGGGCCGCATCACCATCACCGGCTCGACCATCAACGACACGCACAACTACGGCTTGCTCACCGTGGAGGGCGTGGTGCAAAAATCCAGCAACGTCGGCACCACAAAGATCGCCATGCAAATGCCGGCGCGCGAGATGTGGGAGACCTTCTCGGCGCTGGGCTTTGGCCAGAAGCCCACGCTCACCTTTCCCGGCGCCGTCAGCGGCCGGCTGCGCCCCTACAAGACCTGGCGCCCGATCGAGCAGGCCACCATGAGCTACGGCTACGGCCTGTCGGCCAGCCTGTTCCAGATGGCGCGCTCCTACACCGTGTTCGCCAACGGCGGGCAGGTCATCCAGGCGACCATGCTCAAGACCGACCAGCCGGCGGTGGGCGTGCCGGTGTTTTCCGAGCGCACCGCAAACCAGGTGCGCAAGATGCTGCAGATGGCCGCCGGCCCCGGCGGCACTGGCCAGAAGGCGCAGACCGTGGGTTACTCGGTGGGCGGCAAGTCCGGCACGGCACGCAAGCAGGTGGGCAAGAGCTACGCCAGCGGCAAGTACCGCGCCTGGTTCACGGGCCTGGCGCCGGTGGACAACCCCCGCGTCATCGTCGCCGTCATGATCGACGAGCCGAGCAACGGCGTGATCTACGGCGGCGCCGTCGCCGCGCCGGTGTTCAGCGAAGTGGTGCAGCAGACCCTGCGCCTGATGGGCGTGCAACCCGACGTGGCGGTCAAGCCGCTGATCGTCTCCAACCCGGTGGAGGAGTCGCTGTGA
- a CDS encoding UDP-N-acetylmuramoyl-L-alanyl-D-glutamate--2,6-diaminopimelate ligase, which yields MSEPLVLATLQDATAWLRARVSGTLRTDSRQVEPGDAFIAWPGAVTDGRAHVAQALARGASACLVEGEGVQAFAFDDARIAALHGLKAATGQIAAEWFGHPSGRLDVLAVTGTNGKTSSAWWLAEALNVLSKKELSALDSCGLIGTLGIGVPPALTATGLTTPDPVQLQRAFAQFVQGGLAACAIEASSIGLAEQRLAGTRIRVALFTNFTQDHLDYHPSMAAYWQAKSALFDWPGLQAAVVNIDDARGAELHASLQGRALDLWSVSLQSPARLQAKNIAATDTGLAFTVAEGVHTVSLQTRLVGLFNVSNLLGVIAGLRALGVPLEDAVHACTQLDPVPGRMQQLGGAGQPLVAVDYAHTPDALAQALAALAPMAAQRGGQLVCVFGCGGNRDAGKRPLMGAVAQQGAGRVIVTSDNPRGEEPAAIIHQILLGTIASTQVSAEPDRAFAIAQAIAQADARDVVLIAGKGHEDYQETAGVRRPFSDLEHARAALARRVVAAA from the coding sequence GTGAGCGAACCACTGGTGCTCGCCACACTGCAGGACGCCACCGCCTGGCTGCGCGCGCGCGTGTCCGGCACGCTGCGCACCGACAGCCGCCAGGTCGAGCCGGGCGACGCCTTCATCGCCTGGCCGGGTGCCGTCACCGACGGTCGCGCGCACGTGGCGCAGGCGCTCGCGCGCGGCGCCAGCGCCTGCCTGGTGGAAGGCGAGGGCGTGCAGGCGTTTGCCTTCGATGATGCGCGCATCGCTGCATTGCATGGCCTGAAGGCCGCCACGGGGCAAATCGCCGCCGAGTGGTTCGGCCATCCCAGCGGGCGCCTGGATGTGCTCGCCGTCACCGGCACCAACGGCAAGACCAGCAGCGCCTGGTGGCTCGCCGAGGCGCTTAACGTGTTATCGAAAAAGGAGCTGTCTGCGTTGGATTCATGCGGACTGATCGGCACTTTGGGCATTGGAGTGCCGCCTGCATTGACGGCCACCGGCCTGACCACGCCAGACCCGGTGCAATTGCAGCGCGCTTTTGCGCAGTTCGTGCAAGGCGGCCTGGCTGCCTGCGCCATCGAGGCTTCCTCCATCGGCCTGGCCGAGCAACGCCTGGCCGGCACGCGCATCCGCGTCGCGCTGTTCACCAATTTCACGCAGGACCATCTGGACTACCACCCCAGCATGGCCGCCTACTGGCAGGCCAAGAGCGCGCTGTTCGACTGGCCCGGCCTGCAGGCCGCCGTGGTCAATATCGACGACGCGCGCGGCGCCGAACTGCACGCCAGCCTGCAGGGGCGCGCGCTGGACCTGTGGAGTGTGTCCCTCCAGTCGCCCGCACGCTTGCAGGCCAAGAACATCGCCGCCACCGATACCGGCCTGGCCTTCACCGTGGCCGAGGGCGTGCACACCGTCTCCTTGCAGACGCGGCTGGTGGGGCTGTTCAACGTCTCCAATCTGCTGGGCGTGATCGCCGGGCTGCGCGCCTTGGGCGTGCCTCTGGAAGATGCCGTGCATGCCTGCACGCAGCTCGATCCGGTGCCTGGGCGCATGCAGCAACTGGGCGGCGCCGGCCAGCCGCTGGTGGCCGTTGACTACGCGCACACGCCTGACGCGCTGGCGCAGGCACTGGCGGCGCTCGCGCCCATGGCCGCGCAGCGCGGCGGGCAGCTGGTGTGCGTGTTCGGCTGCGGCGGCAACCGCGATGCGGGCAAGCGCCCGCTGATGGGCGCCGTGGCGCAACAAGGCGCGGGCCGCGTCATCGTGACCAGCGACAACCCGCGCGGCGAGGAGCCCGCGGCCATCATCCACCAGATCCTGTTGGGCACCATCGCCAGCACTCAGGTCAGCGCCGAGCCCGACCGCGCCTTTGCCATCGCCCAGGCGATCGCGCAGGCCGATGCGCGCGACGTGGTCCTGATCGCCGGCAAGGGGCACGAGGACTACCAGGAGACGGCAGGCGTGCGCCGGCCGTTTTCCGACCTGGAGCACGCGCGCGCCGCCCTGGCGCGGCGCGTCGTTGCCGCCGCATGA
- a CDS encoding UDP-N-acetylmuramoyl-tripeptide--D-alanyl-D-alanine ligase translates to MNPAPAPQMTLAQAHALVQARLPGARLVGDRATPIARVHTDTRTLATGDLFVALAGERFDAHDFLPQARAGGAVAALAARGLEEAGLPGIEAPDTLAALGALAAGWRAQFELPLIAVTGSNGKTTVTQMIAAVLRAWLGDAALATRGNFNNEIGVPLTLLRLRDTHRAAVVELGMNHPGEIARLAALAQPTVALVNNAQREHLESMHTVQAVARENGSVLAALPAGGTAVFPAGDTFTPLWRELAGTRRCFSFGAGGEVNAPSARWQGGIWQVRIATPAGELDTQLHIAGRHNVVNALAATACALAAGAPLAAIARGLQDFRPVTGRSRAFAVQQNGRAITVVDDSYNANPDSVRAAIDVLAELPAPRLLVLGDMGEVGEQGAQFHAEAGAHARDAGIEQVYALGDLSAHAARACGARARHFDDMAALTAAVRKALPGVGSVLVKGSRFMKMEQVVQAVQEEGAACS, encoded by the coding sequence ATGAATCCCGCTCCCGCTCCGCAGATGACCCTGGCCCAGGCGCACGCGCTCGTCCAGGCGCGCCTGCCCGGCGCACGCCTGGTGGGGGACCGCGCCACGCCGATCGCGCGCGTGCACACCGACACGCGCACCCTGGCCACGGGCGACCTGTTCGTCGCGCTGGCCGGCGAGCGTTTTGACGCGCACGATTTTTTGCCGCAGGCGCGGGCGGGCGGTGCCGTAGCCGCGCTCGCCGCACGCGGCCTGGAGGAAGCGGGGCTGCCGGGTATCGAGGCGCCGGACACGCTGGCCGCCCTGGGCGCGCTGGCCGCGGGCTGGCGCGCGCAGTTCGAGCTGCCGCTGATCGCCGTGACCGGCAGCAACGGCAAGACCACCGTGACGCAGATGATCGCCGCCGTGCTGCGCGCCTGGCTGGGCGACGCCGCGCTGGCCACGCGCGGCAACTTCAACAACGAGATCGGCGTGCCGCTGACGCTGCTGCGCCTGCGTGATACGCATCGCGCGGCCGTGGTCGAGCTGGGCATGAACCATCCCGGCGAAATCGCCCGCCTGGCCGCGCTGGCGCAGCCCACGGTGGCGCTGGTCAACAACGCGCAGCGCGAGCATCTGGAGTCCATGCACACGGTGCAGGCCGTGGCGCGCGAGAATGGCAGTGTGCTGGCCGCGCTGCCGGCCGGCGGCACGGCGGTCTTCCCGGCAGGCGACACGTTCACGCCGCTGTGGCGAGAACTGGCGGGCACACGGCGCTGTTTCTCTTTCGGCGCAGGTGGTGAAGTGAACGCGCCAAGCGCTCGGTGGCAAGGCGGCATCTGGCAGGTGCGCATCGCCACGCCCGCAGGCGAACTGGACACGCAGCTACACATCGCCGGCCGGCACAACGTCGTCAACGCCCTGGCAGCCACCGCCTGTGCCCTGGCCGCCGGCGCGCCGCTGGCTGCCATCGCCCGCGGCCTGCAGGACTTCCGCCCGGTCACGGGCCGCTCGCGCGCCTTCGCCGTGCAGCAGAACGGGCGCGCGATCACCGTGGTGGACGACAGCTACAACGCCAACCCCGATTCGGTGCGCGCGGCCATTGACGTGCTGGCCGAGCTGCCCGCCCCGCGCCTGCTGGTGCTGGGCGACATGGGCGAGGTGGGCGAGCAGGGCGCGCAGTTCCACGCCGAGGCTGGCGCACATGCCCGCGACGCGGGCATCGAGCAGGTCTATGCGCTGGGCGATCTGAGTGCACACGCGGCGCGCGCATGCGGCGCGCGCGCACGGCATTTCGACGACATGGCAGCGCTCACGGCAGCGGTGCGCAAGGCGCTGCCAGGCGTGGGCAGCGTGCTGGTGAAAGGTTCGCGGTTCATGAAGATGGAGCAGGTGGTGCAGGCGGTCCAGGAGGAGGGAGCTGCATGCTCCTGA